Proteins encoded together in one Benincasa hispida cultivar B227 chromosome 1, ASM972705v1, whole genome shotgun sequence window:
- the LOC120073626 gene encoding solute carrier family 35 member F1-like isoform X3 yields the protein MLSRRKAMKAKWYYYILLGLVDVEANYLVVKAYQYTSITSVMLLDCWAIPCVLLFTWLFLKTKYRLRKIIGVVICVAGIVAVIFSDVHAGDRAGGSNPIKGDALVIAGATLYAVSNVSEEFLVKNAGRVELMAMLGLFGSIISGIQISIIERNELKSINWTAGAALPFVGFSVAMFLFYSLVPVLLQINGAAMLNLSLLTSDMWAVVIRIFAYHEKVDWIYFVAFAAVVVGLVIYSVADKEEDHSHADVANEIVDEEGGSRNRKMNERRNVTEGSRSRPDVTVGGNAGVEASDKKGEIALVEPESSTLGLRVI from the exons ATGCTTTCCAGAAGGAAAGCTATGAAG GCAAAATGGTATTACTACATACTGCTTGGATTAGTAGATGTAGAGGCCAATTACCTTG TGGTAAAGGCCTATCAATACACATCCATAACAAGTGTCATGCTGCTTGATTGTTGGGCAATCCCTTGTGTGTTGCTGTTCACTTGgctatttttgaaaacaaaatatagACTGAGGAAGATAATCGGTGTCGTAATCTGTGTGGCTGGTATCGTCGCAGTTATTTTTTCCGATGTTCATGCCGGTGACCGGGCAG GAGGAAGCAACCCCATTAAAGGGGATGCACTGGTTATTGCTGGTGCTACACTTTATGCTGTTAGTAATGTCAGTGAG GAATTCCTTGTGAAGAATGCTGGTAGAGTTGAATTAATGGCAATGCTTGGACTCTTTGGTTCAATCATCAGTGGAATCCAAAT AAGTATAATAGAGCGGAATGagttaaaatcaattaattggaCAGCTGGGGCA GCACTTCCATTTGTTGGATTTTCAGTGGCTATGTTTCTCTTCTACTCGTTAGTTCCTGTATTGCTTCAG ATCAATGGAGCGGCAATGTTGAATCTGTCTTTGCTAACTTCAGACATGTGGGCTGTTGTAATACGAATTTTTGCTTATCATGAGAAG GTCGACTGGATATACTTTGTGGCATTTGCTGCTGTTGTTGTTGGGCTTGTTATTTATTCAGT AGCTGACAAAGAAGAAGATCACAGTCATGCCGATGTCGCCAACGAAATTGTGGACGAGGAAGGAGGGTCGAGAAACCGCAAGATGAACGAAAGAAGGAACGTCACTGAGGGCAGTAGAAGTAGGCCAGATGTTACTGTTGGTGGCAATGCAGGGGTGGAAGCCAGTGACAAGAAGGGTGAGATAGCTTTGGTAGAACCAGAATCATCCACATTGGGTTTAAGAGTAATATAG
- the LOC120085922 gene encoding uncharacterized protein At3g49140 isoform X4 — protein sequence MEIAVASTLTFEGACCSTSYAFTSSWNRSSFDVRGRNKRFGSTEFHWLSKGRDLCLSKVSVAADYPDSVPDSSSFLTNKGYHPLEDLKVCKRARNTELTAAEVARTAVEVNSNALLLFPGTVHSEPHEQVSWNEFQYVIDDYGDLYFEIFDSVNMLEDRGAHNPVNALIGMDMQMYESRRTVGDYSAADSGYGDVVPFDYDYIEVVETDLADIPVDWGAPDDSSLVHPVYFAKCLNKVINMEYDRKMMHPSNGVSILGCLRPAYADEESYVRRLFFFEESEGYNTEWKGLEGETLSLESKIDRSSQRSTLYRLEIMRIELFSVYGVQDAILIGVDSLGMDVRVCFGTEVQTFRFPFKIRATSEVAAEKQIQQLLFPRSRRKKLRSHGDGLRDTVSF from the exons ATGGAAATTGCTGTTGCTTCTACACTTACCTTTG AGGGGGCTTGTTGCTCGACATCATATGCATTCACAAGCAGTTGGAATAGATCTTCTTTTGATGTTCG TGGCagaaataaaagatttggatCAACAGAATTCCATTGGTTGTCTAAGGGACGTGACCTTTGCTTGTCAAAAGTTTCAGTGGCTGCTGATTACCCAGATTCAGTTCCAGATTCATCAAGTTTTTTAACTAACAAAGGTTATCATCCTCTTGAAGATCTAAAAGTTTGCAAAAGAGCACGGAACACTGAACTCACTGCTGCAGAAGTAGCAAGGACCGCTGTGGAG GTCAATAGCAATGCTTTGTTGTTATTTCCCGGAACTGTGCACAGTGAACCACATGAACAAGTATCGTGGAATGAGTTTCAATATGTTATTGACGATTATGGag ATTTGTATTTTGAGATTTTTGATAGTGTGAACATGTTAGAAGATCGTGGAGCACACAATCCTGTG AATGCTTTGATTGGAATGGACATGCAAATGTATGAGAGTAGGAGGACAGTTGGAGATTATAGTGCGGCAGATAGTGGCTATGGTGATGTTGTTCCTTTTGATTACGATTATATTGAG GTAGTGGAAACTGATTTAGCTGATATTCCAGTTGACTGGGGAGCTCCAGATGATTCTAGCTTGGTTCATCCTGTATACTTTGCCAAGTGCTTGAATAAG GTTATCAATATGGAATATGACAGAAAGATGATGCATCCTTCAAATGGGGTTTCCATTTTGGGATGTCTCAGACCTGCATATGCTGATGAAGAATCTTATGTAAGAagattatttttctttgaagAAAGTGAAGGCTACAACACAGAATGGAAAG GTTTAGAAGGCGAAACCTTGAGCTTGGAGTCCAAAATTGATAGAAGCAGCCAAAGATCCACTCTCTACAGGTTGGAGATAATGAGAATTGAGCTCTTCTCTGTATATGGAGTTCAG GATGCTATTTTGATCGGAGTCGATAGTCTTGGCATGGATGTGAGAGTATGTTTTGGGACAGAAGTACAGACTTTTCGATTTCCCTTTAAAATCAGG GCAACATCTGAAGTTGCAGCTGAGAAGCagattcaacaactcttgttcccaCGATCTCGACGTAAAAAATTACGAAGCCATGGGGATGGATTGAGAGATACTGTCAGTTTTTAG
- the LOC120073626 gene encoding solute carrier family 35 member F1-like isoform X2, giving the protein MRGFKTLWTKKTWIGLGLGQILSLLITSTGFSSSKLAKQGIDAPTSQSFVNYVLLAFVYGITMLSRRKAMKAKWYYYILLGLVDVEANYLVVKAYQYTSITSVMLLDCWAIPCVLLFTWLFLKTKYRLRKIIGVVICVAGIVAVIFSDVHAGDRAGGSNPIKGDALVIAGATLYAVSNVSEEFLVKNAGRVELMAMLGLFGSIISGIQIIIERNELKSINWTAGAALPFVGFSVAMFLFYSLVPVLLQINGAAMLNLSLLTSDMWAVVIRIFAYHEKVDWIYFVAFAAVVVGLVIYSVADKEEDHSHADVANEIVDEEGGSRNRKMNERRNVTEGSRSRPDVTVGGNAGVEASDKKGEIALVEPESSTLGLRVI; this is encoded by the exons ATGAGAGGTTTTAAGACGCTTTGGACGAAGAAAACATGGATAGGTCTTGGATTGGGACAGATTCTGTCTCTTCTCATCACTTCTACTggcttttcttcttctaaacTTGCCAAACAGG GAATTGATGCACCTACCTCACAGTCTTTTGTAAATTATGTGCTCTTGGCGTTTGTCTATGGGATCACAATGCTTTCCAGAAGGAAAGCTATGAAG GCAAAATGGTATTACTACATACTGCTTGGATTAGTAGATGTAGAGGCCAATTACCTTG TGGTAAAGGCCTATCAATACACATCCATAACAAGTGTCATGCTGCTTGATTGTTGGGCAATCCCTTGTGTGTTGCTGTTCACTTGgctatttttgaaaacaaaatatagACTGAGGAAGATAATCGGTGTCGTAATCTGTGTGGCTGGTATCGTCGCAGTTATTTTTTCCGATGTTCATGCCGGTGACCGGGCAG GAGGAAGCAACCCCATTAAAGGGGATGCACTGGTTATTGCTGGTGCTACACTTTATGCTGTTAGTAATGTCAGTGAG GAATTCCTTGTGAAGAATGCTGGTAGAGTTGAATTAATGGCAATGCTTGGACTCTTTGGTTCAATCATCAGTGGAATCCAAAT TATAATAGAGCGGAATGagttaaaatcaattaattggaCAGCTGGGGCA GCACTTCCATTTGTTGGATTTTCAGTGGCTATGTTTCTCTTCTACTCGTTAGTTCCTGTATTGCTTCAG ATCAATGGAGCGGCAATGTTGAATCTGTCTTTGCTAACTTCAGACATGTGGGCTGTTGTAATACGAATTTTTGCTTATCATGAGAAG GTCGACTGGATATACTTTGTGGCATTTGCTGCTGTTGTTGTTGGGCTTGTTATTTATTCAGT AGCTGACAAAGAAGAAGATCACAGTCATGCCGATGTCGCCAACGAAATTGTGGACGAGGAAGGAGGGTCGAGAAACCGCAAGATGAACGAAAGAAGGAACGTCACTGAGGGCAGTAGAAGTAGGCCAGATGTTACTGTTGGTGGCAATGCAGGGGTGGAAGCCAGTGACAAGAAGGGTGAGATAGCTTTGGTAGAACCAGAATCATCCACATTGGGTTTAAGAGTAATATAG
- the LOC120085922 gene encoding uncharacterized protein At3g49140 isoform X1: MEIAVASTLTFEGACCSTSYAFTSSWNRSSFDVRGRNKRFGSTEFHWLSKGRDLCLSKVSVAADYPDSVPDSSSFLTNKGYHPLEDLKVCKRARNTELTAAEVARTAVEVNSNALLLFPGTVHSEPHEQVSWNEFQYVIDDYGDLYFEIFDSVNMLEDRGAHNPVNALIGMDMQMYESRRTVGDYSAADSGYGDVVPFDYDYIEVVETDLADIPVDWGAPDDSSLVHPVYFAKCLNKVINMEYDRKMMHPSNGVSILGCLRPAYADEESYVRRLFFFEESEGYNTEWKVISSLTTGLEGETLSLESKIDRSSQRSTLYRLEIMRIELFSVYGVQSEVSLQDFQGAEPDILLHSTAEIIERFSEKGIRCNIALKALCKKRGLHVEDAILIGVDSLGMDVRVCFGTEVQTFRFPFKIRATSEVAAEKQIQQLLFPRSRRKKLRSHGDGLRDTVSF, encoded by the exons ATGGAAATTGCTGTTGCTTCTACACTTACCTTTG AGGGGGCTTGTTGCTCGACATCATATGCATTCACAAGCAGTTGGAATAGATCTTCTTTTGATGTTCG TGGCagaaataaaagatttggatCAACAGAATTCCATTGGTTGTCTAAGGGACGTGACCTTTGCTTGTCAAAAGTTTCAGTGGCTGCTGATTACCCAGATTCAGTTCCAGATTCATCAAGTTTTTTAACTAACAAAGGTTATCATCCTCTTGAAGATCTAAAAGTTTGCAAAAGAGCACGGAACACTGAACTCACTGCTGCAGAAGTAGCAAGGACCGCTGTGGAG GTCAATAGCAATGCTTTGTTGTTATTTCCCGGAACTGTGCACAGTGAACCACATGAACAAGTATCGTGGAATGAGTTTCAATATGTTATTGACGATTATGGag ATTTGTATTTTGAGATTTTTGATAGTGTGAACATGTTAGAAGATCGTGGAGCACACAATCCTGTG AATGCTTTGATTGGAATGGACATGCAAATGTATGAGAGTAGGAGGACAGTTGGAGATTATAGTGCGGCAGATAGTGGCTATGGTGATGTTGTTCCTTTTGATTACGATTATATTGAG GTAGTGGAAACTGATTTAGCTGATATTCCAGTTGACTGGGGAGCTCCAGATGATTCTAGCTTGGTTCATCCTGTATACTTTGCCAAGTGCTTGAATAAG GTTATCAATATGGAATATGACAGAAAGATGATGCATCCTTCAAATGGGGTTTCCATTTTGGGATGTCTCAGACCTGCATATGCTGATGAAGAATCTTATGTAAGAagattatttttctttgaagAAAGTGAAGGCTACAACACAGAATGGAAAG TCATCTCATCTTTAACCACAGGTTTAGAAGGCGAAACCTTGAGCTTGGAGTCCAAAATTGATAGAAGCAGCCAAAGATCCACTCTCTACAGGTTGGAGATAATGAGAATTGAGCTCTTCTCTGTATATGGAGTTCAG TCCGAAGTTAGTTTGCAAGATTTTCAAGGTGCTGAACCTGATATTCTTCTGCACTCTACTGCGGAAATTATAGAGCGTTTTAGTGAGAAGGGCATTAGGTGCAATATTGCTCTTAAAGCTCTTTGCAAAAAGAGGGGTCTTCATGTTGAG GATGCTATTTTGATCGGAGTCGATAGTCTTGGCATGGATGTGAGAGTATGTTTTGGGACAGAAGTACAGACTTTTCGATTTCCCTTTAAAATCAGG GCAACATCTGAAGTTGCAGCTGAGAAGCagattcaacaactcttgttcccaCGATCTCGACGTAAAAAATTACGAAGCCATGGGGATGGATTGAGAGATACTGTCAGTTTTTAG
- the LOC120085922 gene encoding uncharacterized protein At3g49140 isoform X3: MEIAVASTLTFEGACCSTSYAFTSSWNRSSFDVRGRNKRFGSTEFHWLSKGRDLCLSKVSVAADYPDSVPDSSSFLTNKGYHPLEDLKVCKRARNTELTAAEVARTAVEVNSNALLLFPGTVHSEPHEQVSWNEFQYVIDDYGDLYFEIFDSVNMLEDRGAHNPVNALIGMDMQMYESRRTVGDYSAADSGYGDVVPFDYDYIEVVETDLADIPVDWGAPDDSSLVHPVYFAKCLNKVINMEYDRKMMHPSNGVSILGCLRPAYADEESYVRRLFFFEESEGYNTEWKVISSLTTGLEGETLSLESKIDRSSQRSTLYRLEIMRIELFSVYGVQDAILIGVDSLGMDVRVCFGTEVQTFRFPFKIRATSEVAAEKQIQQLLFPRSRRKKLRSHGDGLRDTVSF; this comes from the exons ATGGAAATTGCTGTTGCTTCTACACTTACCTTTG AGGGGGCTTGTTGCTCGACATCATATGCATTCACAAGCAGTTGGAATAGATCTTCTTTTGATGTTCG TGGCagaaataaaagatttggatCAACAGAATTCCATTGGTTGTCTAAGGGACGTGACCTTTGCTTGTCAAAAGTTTCAGTGGCTGCTGATTACCCAGATTCAGTTCCAGATTCATCAAGTTTTTTAACTAACAAAGGTTATCATCCTCTTGAAGATCTAAAAGTTTGCAAAAGAGCACGGAACACTGAACTCACTGCTGCAGAAGTAGCAAGGACCGCTGTGGAG GTCAATAGCAATGCTTTGTTGTTATTTCCCGGAACTGTGCACAGTGAACCACATGAACAAGTATCGTGGAATGAGTTTCAATATGTTATTGACGATTATGGag ATTTGTATTTTGAGATTTTTGATAGTGTGAACATGTTAGAAGATCGTGGAGCACACAATCCTGTG AATGCTTTGATTGGAATGGACATGCAAATGTATGAGAGTAGGAGGACAGTTGGAGATTATAGTGCGGCAGATAGTGGCTATGGTGATGTTGTTCCTTTTGATTACGATTATATTGAG GTAGTGGAAACTGATTTAGCTGATATTCCAGTTGACTGGGGAGCTCCAGATGATTCTAGCTTGGTTCATCCTGTATACTTTGCCAAGTGCTTGAATAAG GTTATCAATATGGAATATGACAGAAAGATGATGCATCCTTCAAATGGGGTTTCCATTTTGGGATGTCTCAGACCTGCATATGCTGATGAAGAATCTTATGTAAGAagattatttttctttgaagAAAGTGAAGGCTACAACACAGAATGGAAAG TCATCTCATCTTTAACCACAGGTTTAGAAGGCGAAACCTTGAGCTTGGAGTCCAAAATTGATAGAAGCAGCCAAAGATCCACTCTCTACAGGTTGGAGATAATGAGAATTGAGCTCTTCTCTGTATATGGAGTTCAG GATGCTATTTTGATCGGAGTCGATAGTCTTGGCATGGATGTGAGAGTATGTTTTGGGACAGAAGTACAGACTTTTCGATTTCCCTTTAAAATCAGG GCAACATCTGAAGTTGCAGCTGAGAAGCagattcaacaactcttgttcccaCGATCTCGACGTAAAAAATTACGAAGCCATGGGGATGGATTGAGAGATACTGTCAGTTTTTAG
- the LOC120085922 gene encoding uncharacterized protein At3g49140 isoform X2: MEIAVASTLTFEGACCSTSYAFTSSWNRSSFDVRGRNKRFGSTEFHWLSKGRDLCLSKVSVAADYPDSVPDSSSFLTNKGYHPLEDLKVCKRARNTELTAAEVARTAVEVNSNALLLFPGTVHSEPHEQVSWNEFQYVIDDYGDLYFEIFDSVNMLEDRGAHNPVNALIGMDMQMYESRRTVGDYSAADSGYGDVVPFDYDYIEVVETDLADIPVDWGAPDDSSLVHPVYFAKCLNKVINMEYDRKMMHPSNGVSILGCLRPAYADEESYVRRLFFFEESEGYNTEWKGLEGETLSLESKIDRSSQRSTLYRLEIMRIELFSVYGVQSEVSLQDFQGAEPDILLHSTAEIIERFSEKGIRCNIALKALCKKRGLHVEDAILIGVDSLGMDVRVCFGTEVQTFRFPFKIRATSEVAAEKQIQQLLFPRSRRKKLRSHGDGLRDTVSF; the protein is encoded by the exons ATGGAAATTGCTGTTGCTTCTACACTTACCTTTG AGGGGGCTTGTTGCTCGACATCATATGCATTCACAAGCAGTTGGAATAGATCTTCTTTTGATGTTCG TGGCagaaataaaagatttggatCAACAGAATTCCATTGGTTGTCTAAGGGACGTGACCTTTGCTTGTCAAAAGTTTCAGTGGCTGCTGATTACCCAGATTCAGTTCCAGATTCATCAAGTTTTTTAACTAACAAAGGTTATCATCCTCTTGAAGATCTAAAAGTTTGCAAAAGAGCACGGAACACTGAACTCACTGCTGCAGAAGTAGCAAGGACCGCTGTGGAG GTCAATAGCAATGCTTTGTTGTTATTTCCCGGAACTGTGCACAGTGAACCACATGAACAAGTATCGTGGAATGAGTTTCAATATGTTATTGACGATTATGGag ATTTGTATTTTGAGATTTTTGATAGTGTGAACATGTTAGAAGATCGTGGAGCACACAATCCTGTG AATGCTTTGATTGGAATGGACATGCAAATGTATGAGAGTAGGAGGACAGTTGGAGATTATAGTGCGGCAGATAGTGGCTATGGTGATGTTGTTCCTTTTGATTACGATTATATTGAG GTAGTGGAAACTGATTTAGCTGATATTCCAGTTGACTGGGGAGCTCCAGATGATTCTAGCTTGGTTCATCCTGTATACTTTGCCAAGTGCTTGAATAAG GTTATCAATATGGAATATGACAGAAAGATGATGCATCCTTCAAATGGGGTTTCCATTTTGGGATGTCTCAGACCTGCATATGCTGATGAAGAATCTTATGTAAGAagattatttttctttgaagAAAGTGAAGGCTACAACACAGAATGGAAAG GTTTAGAAGGCGAAACCTTGAGCTTGGAGTCCAAAATTGATAGAAGCAGCCAAAGATCCACTCTCTACAGGTTGGAGATAATGAGAATTGAGCTCTTCTCTGTATATGGAGTTCAG TCCGAAGTTAGTTTGCAAGATTTTCAAGGTGCTGAACCTGATATTCTTCTGCACTCTACTGCGGAAATTATAGAGCGTTTTAGTGAGAAGGGCATTAGGTGCAATATTGCTCTTAAAGCTCTTTGCAAAAAGAGGGGTCTTCATGTTGAG GATGCTATTTTGATCGGAGTCGATAGTCTTGGCATGGATGTGAGAGTATGTTTTGGGACAGAAGTACAGACTTTTCGATTTCCCTTTAAAATCAGG GCAACATCTGAAGTTGCAGCTGAGAAGCagattcaacaactcttgttcccaCGATCTCGACGTAAAAAATTACGAAGCCATGGGGATGGATTGAGAGATACTGTCAGTTTTTAG
- the LOC120073626 gene encoding solute carrier family 35 member F1-like isoform X1 yields the protein MRGFKTLWTKKTWIGLGLGQILSLLITSTGFSSSKLAKQGIDAPTSQSFVNYVLLAFVYGITMLSRRKAMKAKWYYYILLGLVDVEANYLVVKAYQYTSITSVMLLDCWAIPCVLLFTWLFLKTKYRLRKIIGVVICVAGIVAVIFSDVHAGDRAGGSNPIKGDALVIAGATLYAVSNVSEEFLVKNAGRVELMAMLGLFGSIISGIQISIIERNELKSINWTAGAALPFVGFSVAMFLFYSLVPVLLQINGAAMLNLSLLTSDMWAVVIRIFAYHEKVDWIYFVAFAAVVVGLVIYSVADKEEDHSHADVANEIVDEEGGSRNRKMNERRNVTEGSRSRPDVTVGGNAGVEASDKKGEIALVEPESSTLGLRVI from the exons ATGAGAGGTTTTAAGACGCTTTGGACGAAGAAAACATGGATAGGTCTTGGATTGGGACAGATTCTGTCTCTTCTCATCACTTCTACTggcttttcttcttctaaacTTGCCAAACAGG GAATTGATGCACCTACCTCACAGTCTTTTGTAAATTATGTGCTCTTGGCGTTTGTCTATGGGATCACAATGCTTTCCAGAAGGAAAGCTATGAAG GCAAAATGGTATTACTACATACTGCTTGGATTAGTAGATGTAGAGGCCAATTACCTTG TGGTAAAGGCCTATCAATACACATCCATAACAAGTGTCATGCTGCTTGATTGTTGGGCAATCCCTTGTGTGTTGCTGTTCACTTGgctatttttgaaaacaaaatatagACTGAGGAAGATAATCGGTGTCGTAATCTGTGTGGCTGGTATCGTCGCAGTTATTTTTTCCGATGTTCATGCCGGTGACCGGGCAG GAGGAAGCAACCCCATTAAAGGGGATGCACTGGTTATTGCTGGTGCTACACTTTATGCTGTTAGTAATGTCAGTGAG GAATTCCTTGTGAAGAATGCTGGTAGAGTTGAATTAATGGCAATGCTTGGACTCTTTGGTTCAATCATCAGTGGAATCCAAAT AAGTATAATAGAGCGGAATGagttaaaatcaattaattggaCAGCTGGGGCA GCACTTCCATTTGTTGGATTTTCAGTGGCTATGTTTCTCTTCTACTCGTTAGTTCCTGTATTGCTTCAG ATCAATGGAGCGGCAATGTTGAATCTGTCTTTGCTAACTTCAGACATGTGGGCTGTTGTAATACGAATTTTTGCTTATCATGAGAAG GTCGACTGGATATACTTTGTGGCATTTGCTGCTGTTGTTGTTGGGCTTGTTATTTATTCAGT AGCTGACAAAGAAGAAGATCACAGTCATGCCGATGTCGCCAACGAAATTGTGGACGAGGAAGGAGGGTCGAGAAACCGCAAGATGAACGAAAGAAGGAACGTCACTGAGGGCAGTAGAAGTAGGCCAGATGTTACTGTTGGTGGCAATGCAGGGGTGGAAGCCAGTGACAAGAAGGGTGAGATAGCTTTGGTAGAACCAGAATCATCCACATTGGGTTTAAGAGTAATATAG